Proteins from one Natrinema versiforme genomic window:
- a CDS encoding heavy-metal-associated domain-containing protein, which translates to MSDTTQFRVLDFDCPTCASTVERALSNVDGVQHVEVHYATGRVEIEYDDSVADPDAFAQTIENQGYTPQPA; encoded by the coding sequence ATGAGCGACACAACCCAGTTCCGCGTCCTCGACTTCGACTGCCCGACCTGTGCGAGCACCGTCGAACGCGCCCTGTCGAACGTCGACGGTGTCCAGCACGTCGAGGTTCACTACGCGACCGGCCGCGTCGAAATCGAGTACGACGACAGCGTCGCTGACCCCGACGCCTTCGCACAGACCATCGAAAACCAGGGGTACACGCCGCAGCCCGCC